The Sulfurospirillum sp. UCH001 genome segment TATTTGCTCACAACATACATCAACCCTAAAATAATGACGGCGCTATAGAGTGTTTGCAACAACAAAGAAGAGAGTGAGCTCGTTTGATTGGAAAAAATATTAATCATCAATAAGATGGGAATAACAGCAATATCTTGAAAAAGAAGAATTCCCAGTGCTTTACGTCCATAAACAGTATGAATCGTTCCACTATCATTGAGAATTTTAAGAACAATTGCAGTCGATGATAGTGCTAATGCGTAACCAATGACAATCGCACTCTTTTTTTCTATGCCAAAAAAATACTCAGAGCCTAATGCAATAACACCACCTACGAGTGAGACTTGCAAGAGACCGTAAAAGAAAACATCTTTTTTCATTCCTAAAAGATGTTTAATGGAAAATTCAAGCCCAATAGTAAACATCAAAAAAACAACGCCAAACTCTGCGATATGGGTGAGAGATTCATTATTACGACCTAAATTATACATATAAGCAATAGCAAACCCAGTGATAATATAACCAATAATCGTTGGTATATTAAAACGTTTCAATAAGATATTGAAAAGAGTTGCTAAAGCGGTTGCACTTAAAATGATCGCTAATAAATTATCCACATTTACTCCCCAAATAAAATAATCTCGTAACTGTTTTTATGTTTTACCAATGGATTTTTAGTTTGTGTACTTTTTTTAGAAAGACCACTCACTTCTAAACGAAGGGTTTCAATCAATGCTTCATATTCATCGATTTTATCTTTGAGCTGCATAATGATGTCAACACCTGCTAAATTAACACCCAAATCACGAGTAAGACGTTGAATCATTTTGATCTTATCGATATCACGTTGTGAGTAAAGCCTCATTTTTCCATCTGTCCTTGAAGGTCTTACCAGCCCTTCTCGTTCATACTGACGAAGGGTTTGAGGATGAATCGTTAAAACCTTTGCTACAACACTAATCAAATAAACAGGTTCTTCATATCCGTGATGCATGATATACTCCTCTTTAATTTAGTTTGGTAAATGTGATTCCATCATTGCTTTCAAGGAACTATCTAATGAAGCAACTGGAGGAAGAACAATATTGGCCACTAAGTATAAATCGCCTTTTGTTTGTGTTTTACGATTTAGTGCACCATACTCTTTTACTCTAAATTTTTGTCCATTTTTTGTATCTTCTTTTACTTTCAGTGTAATCTCTTTGTAAAGTGTATCTACAGTGATTTTACCGCCGAAAAGTGCCGTTTTTAAAGGAACATCAATGGTTTTTATCAAATCATCACCTTCTCTAGTATATTCAGGACTTGAAGCCACTTCAACACTTAAAATGAGATCGCCTTTTTGTCCTTGAAACGATTTTCCTTTATCTTTGACACGCATTTTTTCGCCATTTTTAATACCTGCTGGAATTTTGACATCAAAACTCTCGTTGTTATAAGAGAGGGAATGTTTTCCACCTAAAATAGCGACATTGAAAGGAATAACAATTTTAGCGCTAACATCTAAGTCTGGTTCACCAAAGCCACCAAAACCACCACCGCCAAAACTCGAACCACCAAATCCTCCAAAACCACCTCGACTGCTACTAAAGCCGCCAAAGCCACCGCCGCCACCGAAGATACTACGTAAGATGTCATCGAGATTTGCGCCACCTTGAGAATGTGCAAAGTCATGGAAATTTTGACCACCAAACATACTATCGCCATATTGATCATACTGACGACGTTTTTGTTCATCACTCAAAATTTCATACGCAGCGTTAATCTCTTTGAATTTTTCTTCCGCGCCTGCATCTTTATTGATGTCTGGGTGGTATTTACGCGCTAATCTTCTGTACGCTTTTTTTATTTCATCTGCACTGGCATCTGGGGAGACATCCAATGTTTCATATAAACTTTTACTCATGGGTATTAACCTTATTGTGGACGGTGTTCTGTCCATTAATATTTATAGTGATTATAACATAAAAGTTTAGTCTAGGTCAATCAACTTATATGATTAATTCCTCAATATTTACTATATATTTACCTCTGTTATCTATAATTTCATTTATAGAAACTATCAAGGAGTTTAACAATGAAAAAGATGATTTTTTTATCCCTTATCGCATCCATTTCACTGTATGCGGCTACTATTGAAATAGCCCAAATGCCCAAAGACTCAGAACGTCAAGATGCTACATCTCAAAATGTGATTCTCTCTTATCATAATGCTATTAAAGATGCTAAAAAAAGTGTTGTTAACATTGCAACGACTAAAAAAAGTAAGCAAAATGACCAACTCAATGAGCTTATGCAAAATCCGTTCTTTAAAGAATTTTTTGGCAACCGTTTACCTGAGCTCAAACAACAAGAACGCAAATCTCATTCACTAGGATCTGGCGTTATCATCTCTGCAAATGGTTACATTGTAACTAACAATCACGTTGTTGAAGGTGCCGATGAAATCGTCATCACATTACCTGATGATGAAAAAGAGTATAAAGCAAAAATCATTGGAGAAGACCCTAAAACAGACCTTGCCGTTGTAAAGATTGAAGCAAAAGATCTGCAAGTCGCTAAATTTGGTGACTCGTCCAATCTGCTTGAAGGTGACGTCGTTTTTGCCATCGGTAACCCTTTTGGTGTAGGTGAAACGATTACACAAGGTATTATTTCAGCACTCAATAAAAACAATGTTGGACTAAACCAATACGAAAACTTCATTCAAACCGATGCTTCCATCAACCCTGGTAATTCGGGTGGTGCACTTGTGGATAGTCGTGGTGCTTTGATTGGTATTAACAGTGCTATTCTTTCAAAAGGTGGTGGCAATAACGGCGTTGGTTTTGCTATACCTTCTAACATGGTACAAAAAATTGCTACTTCGTTAGTCGAGACAGGTAAAATTGAGAGAGGTTTTATGGGCGTTTCCATCTCCGACTTGACCAATGATCTTAAAGAGTTGTACGAAAATAAGCAAGGTGCACTCATTTTGATGATAGAGAAAAACTCACCTGCTGAAAAAGGCGGATTACAAGTATCAGACCTCATTCTTGAGGTAGATGGAGTAAAAATCAAAAACTCTAATGAGCTTAAAAACACTGTCGCAAGCATAGCGCCAGATAAAACCATTACGATTACCTACGAGCGCGATAAAAAAGTAAAAACCACCAAAGTCAAACTGGCTAAGATGGATGCTGAACAAGTTGTTGCGAGTGATGGAAAAAGCACAAGCCCTATTGAAGGACTAAGCCTTTTAGATATCAATGATAAAACAAGAATGCAATACCAAATTCCAAAAGAGATTGAAGGTGTACTTGTTTTAGAAGTGAAAGATGAATCAAAAGCTGAAAAAATAGGCTTTAGAGAAGGTGATATTATTATTCAAGTAGAGCAGACACGTATCACATCTCTTAAAGATTTGAATACTGCTTTAAAAGAGTATAAAAACAGTAAAAAACGCGTTATTATCAATCGTCAGAACTATCGCGCTATCCTTGTTATGCCTTAACCTTTAGGAGGCAAATGCCTCCTAAATAGGCTATAATATCCTTTATCTGAAAGGAGTGTGAATGACGAATGTTTTGATGATTGAAGATGATTTAGAACTTGCTGAAATTTTAACGGAATATTTAGAGCAATTTGATATAACCATTACCATTGCAGACGACCCTTATTTAGGACTTTCTACACTTGATACCAAAAAGTTTGACCTTGTGATTTTAGACCTTACGCTTCCAGGACTTGATGGGCTTGAAGTATGTAAAGAGATTCGCAAACGTCATACCATTCCTATCATCATCTCATCAGCACGTACCGACATTACAGATAAAGTCACAGCGCTTGAAAATGGAGCAGATGACTATCTTCCTAAGCCTTACAACCCAAGAGAACTGCAAGCACGTATTATGAGTTTATTGCGTCGTCAAAAAGGCGTTGTTCCAACAGAACAAAGTGTTCAAAAAACAAAAGATCTGATTTTAAATGAAGACCAGATGATTATTTTATTGCATGGCAAAGAGCTCCACCTCACTGCAGCAGAATATGGAATTTTAGGCTATTTGATGAAAAAAGAAGGCGGCGTTGTATCGAGGGAAGAGCTTATTTACAACATTGAAGCTATTAGTGAAGAAACAACCAATAAAAGTATCGATGTTATCATTGGTCGAATTCGACAAAAACTCGGTGAAAACCCTAAAGAACCAACATACATTCATGCCGTTCGTGGTGTAGGATATAAGTTTTTACAATGACAAAATCTTCCATTTTTTACAGTATTACCTTCATCTTTGCCATCAGTATCGTTAGCATTTTTTTGGCCCTCCTCTTTTTATTGGAATATGATAAACAGACCTATACGGAAAAACTCAATACTAAATATTCTATTATTGCTCGAGCAACACTGTTTCATCTGAATAACTTTATTACCAATGATGAACTAAAGCGCCAGGTACAAGGGTATCAAATGCGCGAAATTACCGACAAAGAATCTCAAATACATATTCTTAAAAATGCACAAATTATTCAAAAAATTGTCGATCGTATCGGAACAAGTGCAATTTTACGTTATGACAATGACCACTATTTACATATTGAAACTAAATACTCCTCTCTTCTTCTAAAAGATGAAGATTTTCAACCTTACCGATATGATCTCATTAAAATGATTTTCGGGGTTGTATTTGCCATTATTATTATTGCCTATATTCTAACGATTCGTAAACTCAAACCACTTCGTAAACTCAAACGACAAATGGATCGTTTTGCAAAAGGGGATCTTGATATTAACTGTAAAACTGATGGGGAAGATGAAATCTCACAAGTCGCGAACTCATTTCATAATGCGGTTGAGCAAATCAACAAACTCAATCACTCCAGACAGCTCTTTTTACGTAACATCATGCATGAACTTAAAACACCTATCACCAAAGGACGTATAAGTGCTGAAATGCTTGAAAATGGTAAACAGCGTGATCGTCTGATTGGGACATTTGAGAAGCTTGAACTTTTGATTAATGAGTTTGCTTCTATTGAACAAATTACATCAGGAGAAGGGCTCAAAAATGTCAAACCGTATCGCTTGGTCGATATGCTCGATGAAGCAATTGACCTAGCAATGATTTCACCTTCTCAAATTGAGATCGAACTGGATGATGAGATTATTTTACATGTCGATTTTAGACTCTTTACCACTGCCATGAAAAATGTCATCGACAATGGTATTAAATATTCCATTGATCAGACCATCAAGATTGTGGCAACAAAAGAGAAGATATCGTTTATCAGCCAAGGAAAACCGCTTAAGTACGAACTTGAGCACTATTTGGAGCCTTTTGTACAAGAGAAAAATTCGCATCAAAGTTTCGGACTAGGACTCTATATCGTGCATCATATTGTTAAAGCACATCATATTAGTTTTACCTACGAACACAAAGATGGATATAATTATTTTAATTTTGAAAAAATTGAGTCGTTAGCATAGATTTTAGAGTACAATTAGAAGAAATAGGTACACAAAGGAGTCTCCATGTCAGGTATTGCTTTTTCAAAAATCAATCTTGCCAATCTGATTGATCACCATATTGCTCTTTTAGAGCGTTTTGGTATTAAAGACGAAGTTCCTTTTTCTCTTATCTTTTTTTCATTAGAAGATAGAGAAGAGATGGATAGTTTGGAGATGTTCCAACGCATTCTTCGAAGAACAGATGCTATTTTTAATCACAGCAATCACTATGTTGTTATGCTTACAGGTACAGATTGGAATGGTGCAACAGAAGTACTCTCTGGAATTCAGAATTTTTTAGATCAAGAACCATTTGATAACGTCGTTACGTATCCAGATGATGGAACGGATTCTAAAACACTTTTACATAAACTACGTGAACTCGTCGAAGAAAACTACAATATCACTACTGATTTATTGAAGTAGGCTTTTATAAGCCTACTTTCTACTCATTTCGTAATGTATCTAAAACGTTAATTTGTGTTGCCTTGTAGGCAGGATAGTATGAAGAAAGCGCTACAATGACACTTGTTCCTAAAACAATAAGAACAAAATCGAGCATAGAAAGATCAAGTGGTAACCTTGCGGTACCATAAACATCTGCAGGCAATGAGATAATATCAAAAGAGCCTAAAACAAAAAGTGCCAATGAACCTAAGATAATCCCAAAGAGCATTCCTCCTCCGCCAATAACTAAGCCAAGATAGAAGAACGTATTTTTGATCTCTTGTTTATACGCACCTAAAGAGAGTAACAGAGCAATTTCTTTACGTCTATTCATTACTGTCATTAAAAGTGAGCTAATAATATTGAGTGATGCGATTAAAATGATGAGCATTAATACAATGAAAAGTGCACGTTTTTCAAGTGCTAGCGCAGCAAAGAAATTCCCATTCATTTGCCACCAACCAACAATGCCCAAATCATCAGGAAGTGCTTTTCGAATTTTTTCGATATCCGCAAAAGGATCATCAGAGTAGATATGAATACCATCAAAATGACCTTCGTCATACTGCATAACTTGTGCTAAAGAATCCAGTGTGGTATACATATAGGCTTTGTCATACGCATTCAATCCAGAACGAAATGAACCTTGATAATTAAAGCGTTTCATTTTTGGGATAAGACTCATACCGCCAGGATCATTTTTTGTGAAAATAAGAGTTGCTTTTTCATCGGATGAAAACTGATGATTTTTAGCGATTTCACTACCTGTAATCAGGTCATATTTATCAAGAGTTTTACCCTTGATTGCTTCTGCAATAATGGAATTAATCTTTGCCTCTTGTTCAAAATTAACACCAAATAACATGCCGCCTTCCAAACGATTGCCCTTTTTGATAATCACTTGGGTTGAAATATAAGGGCTAAATTGGAGTTTTGGAAACTGCTCTTTTAATGCATTCAGTTGTGTCTGATTGACAGGGGAAAAACTACGAGAATAAATTGAGAGAGGATAATTCATGGTAAAGAGTTTTTTTTCAAACTCTTTATCAAATCCATTCATAATTGCCATAGCGACCATAAGTACGGTTAAGCCAATAGCAACGCCAAAAAAGGCTAAAAGAGAGATAACCGTAATAAAGGGTTGAGACTTGTCAAATCGTAAATACTTTTTGACAAGATAGATACTAAGATTCTTTTGCACTCAAAACCCTTACGCTAAAAGCCCTTTTTTAGGACCACTCTTGCCACAGCACTGCTTGTATTTTTTGCCGCTTCCACATGGACATGGCTCGTTTCGTGCTGTTTTTTTATCTTTATCATCTTCATCTTCGTCATTGTATGGACTTTGATGTTGTAGTGTTGCATTGGCATTTGCTGCTTCCATTCTACGAATCATCTCTTCCATAGCACGTCTTTCTTCTTCTTCTTTATTATCACGCAATTGAACAATATGAAGTGTTCTAAAACTTTCAAACTTGATCTGTTCTACGAGTTCAATAAAGAGGTTATAACTCTCTTTTTTATATTCAGTCAATGGATCTTTTTGGTTATAGCCACGAAGACCAATACCTGTTTTTAAAATATCCATCTGATACAAATGTGCTCTCCATGCATTGTCAAGTACCTGGAGATATAAAATACGTTCAATTTCTTTACGTTGTGTTTCATCAACAACAGACATTTTTGCATCAAAATTTTTATCGAGAGTATCAACAATCAATGCACGTAAATCTTCAAATTCTAGGCCTTGTAGGGCATCAATCTCAAATGTTTCATTCAAGTCATCTTGAAGAATAGAAATGAGACGTTCGATGTTGTATTCACTTTGAGCAATTCCCTCATAAATTTCCGCTTTAAAGAGCAAATTTGTTACAAATTCAAAACGAATTTCTTTAATTTTGCTGTCAATATCAAAATTTGGATTTAACAATTCATTTCTAAAATTGTAAATTGTTTTACGTTGTTTGTTAGCAACATCATCATACTCTAAAAGGTGTTTACGAGATTCAAAGTGCAATGCTTCAACTTTTTTCTGAGCATTTTCAACAGCACGTGTAACCATTTTTGACTCAATGTGCTCACCTTCTTCAATTCCTAAACGATCCATAATCGATTTAATACGATCACTTCCAAAAATACGTAATAAGTTATCTTCTAGGCTTAAATAAAAACGGCTTTTACCCACGTCACCTTGACGTCCTGAACGTCCACGAAGCTGGTTATCGATACGGCGGCTCTCATGACGCTCTGTACCAATAATATACAGACCACCCAGTGCTTTAATTTCATCCGTAAGCTTAATATCTACACCACGGCCTGCCATATTTGTTGCAATGGTTACAGCACCTTTAACACCTGCATCTTTAATGATTTGAGCTTCTTTTTCATGGTTCTTAGCATTCAAAACAGAGTGTGGCACTTTCTCTTTTTTGAGAAGTGCGTGTAAAAGTTCACTTTTTTCAATAGAGGCAGTACCAACAAGAACAGGTTGTCCTTTTTCATGGCATGCTTTAATATCTTTAATAACCGCTTCAAATTTCTCTCGTTCTGTTTTATAAATGAGATCGTTCATATCTTCTCTACGCATTGGAACATTCGTAGGAATAGAGATAACTTCTAGGTTATAGATTTGTGCAAATTCTGTTGCTTCAGTTTGAGCAGTACCTGTCATACCTGCTAACTTTTTATAAAGTCTAAAATAATTTTGGAACGTAATGTCCGCAAGTGTTTGAGACTCTTCTTTAATCATAACGCCTTCTTTAGCTTCAAGCGCTTGATGTAAGCCTTCGCTAAAACGTCTACCTTCACTTAAACGACCCGTAAATTCATCAACAATAACAATTTCGCCTTCTCTTACAACATAATCAACATCAGCTGTAAAGAGATAACGTGCTTTAAGGGCTTGATCAAGGTGGTGTGAAAGAACAGCATTTTCGAGGCTATAAAGGTTGTCTACACCAAAGAGTTTTTCAGCATTGCTGATACCCTCTTCTGTCATTAAAACGGTACGATTTTTTTCATCAACGGTAAAATCAACCTCTTTTGTTAATTGTTTTGCTACACCATCTGCAATTTTATATCCATCAAGTGTACGATTTGCTGGTCCTGAAATAATAAGAGGTGTTCTTGCTTCATCAATTAAGATAGAATCCACTTCATCGACGATAACGAAGTTATGTTGACGTTGAACTTTTTCATCTAAAGAATAACGCATATTATCGCGCAAATAATCAAAACCAAATTCGTTGTTTGTTCCATAAGTAATGTCTGCATCATACTGTTCTTTACGTTTAGCGTCATTTTCCAGGTCATTGGTTACAACACCAACGCTGAGTCCTAAAAAGTTATAAATACGAGACATATCCGCAGCATCTCTTTTTGCAAGATAATCGTTGACCGTTACAACATGTACACCCTCACCTGTCATCGCATTTAAAACAACAGGAAGTGTTGCGACAAGTGTTTTACCCTCACCTGTTTTCATTTCAGCGATATCTCCACCATGAAGTACTAAACCACCAATCATTTGTACATCAAAATGACGCATACCTGTTGTTCGTTTACTTGCTTCTCGTGTTAGAGCAAAGATATCATTTAAAATATCATCTAATTTTACGCGACCGGCTTGTACATCTGCTTTAAATGCATTAAAGGCTTCTTTTAAGGCTTCATCACTCATCTTTTCATATGTTGGCTCTAAGGCATTGATCTTTTTTACACGCCCCTGCAGTTCTTTGACAACGCGATCGTTTTTAGTGCCAAAAATTTTACGAATAATATTACTCAACATCATGTGATTCCACCTCGATTTTCTTTACTTTTATACGTTTGCTTTTTCTTAAAGCTTGGGATTTTATCATACTTTTACTATCTATTTGATAAAACTCCATATCTTATTATCTTAACAAGGAGTTTTTATGCGATTTTTATGGATATTTGCTTGTTTAACGACGCTCCTTTTTGCCAAAATCGAACATTTCAAGACTATTCAAAGCGATTTTACACAAAAAGTAACTAACGATCAAAATAAAACTATTATCTATCAAGGTACTTTCTTTGCTACAAATGACAAAAAAGCACTCTGGATTTACGAAAAACCTGTAGCAAAGAAAATCTATTTTAACAACACACGTGTTTTAATCATTGAACCTGAATTAGAACAAGTCATTATTACAACACTTGAAAATACGCCAAATATTGCGCAATTACTCCAAGAGGCAAAAGAAGTTTCTCCTCATAAATATATTACAAAATATCAAGAGACAACCTATACTATTTTTACGCAGAAAGAGAATATTGAAAAGGTTGTTTACCGTGATAAACTGGATAACGCTGTCGAAATCCTTTTTT includes the following:
- the lolA gene encoding LolA-like outer membrane lipoprotein chaperone — translated: MRFLWIFACLTTLLFAKIEHFKTIQSDFTQKVTNDQNKTIIYQGTFFATNDKKALWIYEKPVAKKIYFNNTRVLIIEPELEQVIITTLENTPNIAQLLQEAKEVSPHKYITKYQETTYTIFTQKENIEKVVYRDKLDNAVEILFSNQTTNLFLDDELFKAEIPRGYDIVRE
- a CDS encoding response regulator transcription factor, yielding MTNVLMIEDDLELAEILTEYLEQFDITITIADDPYLGLSTLDTKKFDLVILDLTLPGLDGLEVCKEIRKRHTIPIIISSARTDITDKVTALENGADDYLPKPYNPRELQARIMSLLRRQKGVVPTEQSVQKTKDLILNEDQMIILLHGKELHLTAAEYGILGYLMKKEGGVVSREELIYNIEAISEETTNKSIDVIIGRIRQKLGENPKEPTYIHAVRGVGYKFLQ
- a CDS encoding DnaJ C-terminal domain-containing protein, with the translated sequence MSKSLYETLDVSPDASADEIKKAYRRLARKYHPDINKDAGAEEKFKEINAAYEILSDEQKRRQYDQYGDSMFGGQNFHDFAHSQGGANLDDILRSIFGGGGGFGGFSSSRGGFGGFGGSSFGGGGFGGFGEPDLDVSAKIVIPFNVAILGGKHSLSYNNESFDVKIPAGIKNGEKMRVKDKGKSFQGQKGDLILSVEVASSPEYTREGDDLIKTIDVPLKTALFGGKITVDTLYKEITLKVKEDTKNGQKFRVKEYGALNRKTQTKGDLYLVANIVLPPVASLDSSLKAMMESHLPN
- a CDS encoding ABC transporter permease, which produces MQKNLSIYLVKKYLRFDKSQPFITVISLLAFFGVAIGLTVLMVAMAIMNGFDKEFEKKLFTMNYPLSIYSRSFSPVNQTQLNALKEQFPKLQFSPYISTQVIIKKGNRLEGGMLFGVNFEQEAKINSIIAEAIKGKTLDKYDLITGSEIAKNHQFSSDEKATLIFTKNDPGGMSLIPKMKRFNYQGSFRSGLNAYDKAYMYTTLDSLAQVMQYDEGHFDGIHIYSDDPFADIEKIRKALPDDLGIVGWWQMNGNFFAALALEKRALFIVLMLIILIASLNIISSLLMTVMNRRKEIALLLSLGAYKQEIKNTFFYLGLVIGGGGMLFGIILGSLALFVLGSFDIISLPADVYGTARLPLDLSMLDFVLIVLGTSVIVALSSYYPAYKATQINVLDTLRNE
- a CDS encoding heat shock protein transcriptional repressor HspR → MHHGYEEPVYLISVVAKVLTIHPQTLRQYEREGLVRPSRTDGKMRLYSQRDIDKIKMIQRLTRDLGVNLAGVDIIMQLKDKIDEYEALIETLRLEVSGLSKKSTQTKNPLVKHKNSYEIILFGE
- the secA gene encoding preprotein translocase subunit SecA; the encoded protein is MLSNIIRKIFGTKNDRVVKELQGRVKKINALEPTYEKMSDEALKEAFNAFKADVQAGRVKLDDILNDIFALTREASKRTTGMRHFDVQMIGGLVLHGGDIAEMKTGEGKTLVATLPVVLNAMTGEGVHVVTVNDYLAKRDAADMSRIYNFLGLSVGVVTNDLENDAKRKEQYDADITYGTNNEFGFDYLRDNMRYSLDEKVQRQHNFVIVDEVDSILIDEARTPLIISGPANRTLDGYKIADGVAKQLTKEVDFTVDEKNRTVLMTEEGISNAEKLFGVDNLYSLENAVLSHHLDQALKARYLFTADVDYVVREGEIVIVDEFTGRLSEGRRFSEGLHQALEAKEGVMIKEESQTLADITFQNYFRLYKKLAGMTGTAQTEATEFAQIYNLEVISIPTNVPMRREDMNDLIYKTEREKFEAVIKDIKACHEKGQPVLVGTASIEKSELLHALLKKEKVPHSVLNAKNHEKEAQIIKDAGVKGAVTIATNMAGRGVDIKLTDEIKALGGLYIIGTERHESRRIDNQLRGRSGRQGDVGKSRFYLSLEDNLLRIFGSDRIKSIMDRLGIEEGEHIESKMVTRAVENAQKKVEALHFESRKHLLEYDDVANKQRKTIYNFRNELLNPNFDIDSKIKEIRFEFVTNLLFKAEIYEGIAQSEYNIERLISILQDDLNETFEIDALQGLEFEDLRALIVDTLDKNFDAKMSVVDETQRKEIERILYLQVLDNAWRAHLYQMDILKTGIGLRGYNQKDPLTEYKKESYNLFIELVEQIKFESFRTLHIVQLRDNKEEEERRAMEEMIRRMEAANANATLQHQSPYNDEDEDDKDKKTARNEPCPCGSGKKYKQCCGKSGPKKGLLA
- a CDS encoding ArsS family sensor histidine kinase; protein product: MTKSSIFYSITFIFAISIVSIFLALLFLLEYDKQTYTEKLNTKYSIIARATLFHLNNFITNDELKRQVQGYQMREITDKESQIHILKNAQIIQKIVDRIGTSAILRYDNDHYLHIETKYSSLLLKDEDFQPYRYDLIKMIFGVVFAIIIIAYILTIRKLKPLRKLKRQMDRFAKGDLDINCKTDGEDEISQVANSFHNAVEQINKLNHSRQLFLRNIMHELKTPITKGRISAEMLENGKQRDRLIGTFEKLELLINEFASIEQITSGEGLKNVKPYRLVDMLDEAIDLAMISPSQIEIELDDEIILHVDFRLFTTAMKNVIDNGIKYSIDQTIKIVATKEKISFISQGKPLKYELEHYLEPFVQEKNSHQSFGLGLYIVHHIVKAHHISFTYEHKDGYNYFNFEKIESLA
- a CDS encoding Do family serine endopeptidase — protein: MKKMIFLSLIASISLYAATIEIAQMPKDSERQDATSQNVILSYHNAIKDAKKSVVNIATTKKSKQNDQLNELMQNPFFKEFFGNRLPELKQQERKSHSLGSGVIISANGYIVTNNHVVEGADEIVITLPDDEKEYKAKIIGEDPKTDLAVVKIEAKDLQVAKFGDSSNLLEGDVVFAIGNPFGVGETITQGIISALNKNNVGLNQYENFIQTDASINPGNSGGALVDSRGALIGINSAILSKGGGNNGVGFAIPSNMVQKIATSLVETGKIERGFMGVSISDLTNDLKELYENKQGALILMIEKNSPAEKGGLQVSDLILEVDGVKIKNSNELKNTVASIAPDKTITITYERDKKVKTTKVKLAKMDAEQVVASDGKSTSPIEGLSLLDINDKTRMQYQIPKEIEGVLVLEVKDESKAEKIGFREGDIIIQVEQTRITSLKDLNTALKEYKNSKKRVIINRQNYRAILVMP